The Cygnus olor isolate bCygOlo1 chromosome 2, bCygOlo1.pri.v2, whole genome shotgun sequence genome contains the following window.
AAGGAATTGTCCTCCTTGTGTTCAGCTACACTTTCAGTTCTTGAAAATACATCTGTTTAATTTGtgccattttatttctgttcatgaaCAGGCAACAAGTTTTGATAGCTAAAAAGTTCTGAAATCTTGTACTGGAGAGCCCTGTATTCTCCAGACTGCTCTGGATTGACCTGAAGTTGCATGCTGACAACTCAGAAGTGCTCAATCAACATCCGTTAACAGGAAACTTGTCTATGCAGTattcaaaatattgttttctgttatttgttcTAGATCAGGAATTCCCTTCCAGAGAGATCTGAATGCTGCACATGCATAGAGCCACCCCTGCAATGTGATATTTTACCCCTGGAGAACTCCTAAAGCTCTTTTTCTACACCTAAAACTCTTCTCCTGCCCCTTTAATCATCCTCTCGGCAGAGGCAGTTTTGGGCAAACACTCAACAAGCTCATTCCTTTCCAGAGTGTTTGGTGGATAAAAGCTGCACAGTCAGAGATGCGGAAGGCAGTTCTTGTCTTAAAGTGTCTCCTGTTCTTACATTCATCAGCAAGGAAGACAAGCTGCCAGGCTGGAGGTTTGATTTTTCTAAGCTATCTGTTGGCAAAATGAAATGACTCTACATCTACCTGGAACTCTGAGATGTGCCCACATAAACCAGTATAGTCAGGAGGAAAATCTATGCTAACATCATTATTTCCAACATAAATTGAGGTTTAGGGCATGCCATGCCAGCTGATGTTTTCTGTCCTTGAACATAACATTTCACTTAATTTTGTCTCCAAAATAGGGACAATGGTACTTAACTACATTTCTGACGTGTTTTCAGACTCAGGGCCAGATACCTTTTTTAAGAATGACTTATTTTTATCTCTGACACCACAACTCTAATTGCTCATAAGGGACACCATACACAAATCGCTTTCAGGCTGTGGGTGATTCTTGCTTTATGATTTAGGTTGCTAAGTAGCCTCTGTGTTCAGAGACACAAGGAATCCTCCTGGTAGTTGTGGTGCAGCAATCTTCACAagcatccaaaatattttctcaagtTGAAAAAATTCTTAGGGATTTCCTGCTGAGGCTCAAAGGCagtcatatattttatttattacaaggCATGTAAGTAAAAACTtgcatatctgaaaaaaaaaaaaaagatactagatagaaaacagtaataaaattaacattattGTTTTAAGAAATTGGTAATAAATACATTTCCCCTCAACATTAAAATGCTTGTTATTTTGCACGACAATAAATACAGCATAGCTCTAGCATAGAGAAAAGCCAAGACTAGATACAAGAAGTCCATGTGGTTTCTGAAAAAAGCTCAGGTGATTTATAAAGTTTTGGCATCTTGCACTTGATGTACTTTGATACAACTTGtgctttaattttatctttactGTGGTTTTTAAACAGTCCCATAATATGGAAATATGAGAGGAAAATTTGTTTGATTACAGGATTTtgcctttaaatatttcaaagtaagAGATGTGTAAACTCACTGAAACCAATccttgaaataataaaaacaagtgTCTTGGTGGCTAttctacagaaatgcaaattttttaGCTGTGGGTGCTCAAACCTGACCAGCCAATTGGCAGAGGACCAATTCCTGGTCAGTTCCTCAACTCTTTACacaattttcaaagaaaaaaaaaaaaagaaaagaaacaaagagagagaaagaaagaaaagaataatgacAGTGAGAAAGAGTAAAGAAAGCAGTATTTACTTCCCAAGTGATGACGGCTTGAGGTTCTTAAGCTATTATACAAAGCCAAGAGGAGAAGCAATAGGTATATTCCAGAACACTTTCCAGCATAACTTTGGGTCGTTCTGGTCTATACTTCTAAAActaccaacaaaaaaacaacaaaaaaaaagaaaaaaaaagaaaaaaagagagagagatttccaTGCACTGTGCTGTTCTTATGCCAGCACATATCATCACAATCACAACTGTGAATCTAAGTCATTTTCATAGCCCAATCTAATATAGATTGATTATTTCCCACAACATCGTTAGATAATGTCCACAAAATGCCACAAGCTCTGGCAGAGTCCAACGTTCTTAAAGTACTGATAGGTCGTGGCAAGACTTGGACTTGAGTTTGAAGGCCATATTCTTGTTGTTCTTGGCAACTATTTTGCCCCAGAACCGCCTGGCTTTCTTTGGGATGCTCTCCCTCCGCTTCTGGTAAGCCAGCCGCTTCTCGTTCTTTTCCTTGCTGTCCCTCCGGAGCCGGACTTGCCTCACGATGCCTTCAAAGAGCTCCTTCACGTTGTGCTGCACAGCTGCCGAGGTCTCGATGAACTTGCAGTCGAACACAACGGCGCATGCTCGGCCCTCTGCAAAATCGCAACGGGGACATGTCATGAGATGTCACGAGCCTGGGAGGGAGACAACACAGCTGCGGGCTGCCACGTGTGGGGAGCCAGCACCACCAGGGGAATTCCTCAAGCCTAATATAGCCGGGGATAAGTCTTTAATCATCTAATGCTGCCTGGTAGGCCATGATTCATCTGGTCTGTGTCACACTCCCTTCGCAGCGAGGGGGGTCAGTCTCCCCCTGGAGAAGCCCGGTCCTTGTCATCGGCTGTGAAGGGAGAGAGCCGGGGCTAACTGACACGCTGAGACATCGAGGGGGAAGAGCTCAGCCATGACTCAAAATCACCTGGTCACCTTGTGTGCAGACCACCCCAGATCACCTTAAAGGATGGTGGCAGTGCTGTTCGTGTGTACAGCACATCTCTTGTTACCACAGGGGGCAGGACCCTATCCCCTCCACAGGTTGTGTGTATAAACCAGGGTCTTCAGACGGTATCAGTTTTGGTGTGAGCATGTACAAAAGTCCTTAAATAAAGGCAAAACTATGCCCATAAATTCAGAGGTACATATGAAATCACAGTCCTTATCCTTAACATAAGAGAACATACACTAACCCTAGCAGCTGTCTTTCACATGCAAGTCAATTTACGCTGTCTTCTGACTTGCTGTGAACTCATCGCCAGGATGACTAAAATGACATGAATCCATCTGCCATCTTTCAAAGGATTTTTCAAGTGGGCCAGAGAGgcatgagaaggaaaatagtCATCTCTGGGCTCCCAAAGACCTACTTCAGCTCAAACTCTTCACTTAGAGCAATTGTGACAGGGGCTAGAGTGCATATCCTCAGTGAAACAATAGCCTAGTTCaattgggaaataaaaaagtggAACAGATGCAGAGAGAAGAATGCTGAGCTGAGGAACCCATGTCTCTTGTTGGCTCTGGCCAAGACGAGATTATCTAATGCACTGCTGTGTGTTAAGCCACCTAAACCTCAGGGAGGACTGTCTAAGAAGAGATTTTACTGACTGAAGAGTTTGAGGGTTGGCAGCAGCTTTCCAGGTGGtctctctgttcctttttaTGGGCTTAGGACTCCTAGTGCTTTGGGTGCAGGGCACAGGCTGTTTATTTATCCCTCTACATGCAGCAGAGGGAGGGCTGCATCCCAGAGCAAGGCACCAAGGAGGCTGTGCAGTACCTGCCCAGGTTAGTGAAatgaaaggagagagggaatTTTAATTCATCTGGAAGTAAAATGTCAGAGAGGATAAGGAACTCCTTAAACAAAGAGAGAATATttggcagcagaaaaaaaggggTTTTGCATAAATATGTATTGGAAACCCAAAGGGTTCCTAGGTACCAGAGCAATCTcattttgcagtggttttatgctaggagctggaagggaaaaaaatcaagctgctTGTATGATGGAACTTAAATTTTGGAAGGGGATTATCCGACATGTAACACCGTTGACCAAtggaggctgaaaaaaaatggcagacCCTCCCCAGTCCTCTGTCCCCTGTTCCAGCCCTCTGTTGCTTTATTGCTTTCTTACTGCCTGGTCCTGATCACAGTGTACGCAGCCAGAGCTCCCTATGTTGTTCAAAAGCTCTTATGTGACTCTTAAATTTTACGTAGTTTTTACCCTCATCATTCTCCTTACCTGCCACTGAAACTTCGCGGCACCTGACAAGGTCGCTTTTGTTGCCAACCAAAATAATGGGAATATCTTCTTTCTGGCGAGCTCTGCGGAGCTCTATTCTGAGTTCAGAGGCCTTCTCAAAGCTTGCTCGGTCTGTGATGGAGTAGACAATCAGGTATGCATCTCCCACTTTCATGCAGTGGTCTCGAATCCATTCTCCTTCACGCTGGTCAAACAAAATGGTCAGACATTGTTATGCCCTGAACAGGTTTTACTTAGAAAATATAACATTAGCGAATCCAAACACATTCTTGCTGTAGCTGCACTGGGTATGGTTTGAATCACAGTTGTACTAAAAGCCATTCCAAAGTGGTGACCATATGAATACTTCATCATGAAGGAGGGTAAAACTTGCCCCAGATAATTCATTGTGCTGGATTTAGGCTGGAATGAACATGGTCTGGAAAATGGcttgaatgttttgttttatcattaaaaaaataaaggcttgCTCTTCTCAGGCTCACACTACAGAGCTATTAGGCATGCTCGGCTTGGTTCAGGGAGGGGATTTATCCTGTATTTTCCCTGATGCTGAATTATGGAAAACACCTActttttttaggaaaagatACCTATTTTTTCTATTAGCATATTTatatgcaatttttcttttagcatgTGATTGGCgtacataaataaaagtacCTTATTATCCCACATGTCGAGCAGTATAATGGTTGCACTCTCCCCATCCACCATAAGGGTTCTTTCGTACGtgtcttctggaaagaaaatcagaaatgttggtaatatattattttgtggCATCATGTAcattataaaaaacaaatagttgACTATGTATAATTTGTTCACAGTTCAAGTTATTGAGCCAAGTTTTgtgctggctcacattcagtCCTTTCCTCATTTCCATCAGCACTAAACCTGCCCTCTGCTCATTACTGGTTGTCTAACTTTCCATGATATATGAAGGAGACAGAAAGatcaggaaatgaaatgttcaTTATTTAGGTCGATATTCTCTTTATCTTAtgtgggagagagaaaatagaacCAGTGGAAGAAATAACCAAAGGCTGAACATTTGCCCCATGGGAGCAGCGGAGTCCAGCGAGGCTgagtaatggaaaatatttgctttctctttagcAGGGACAGTTTACGGGTGAACAGTcactgctgctgagagcaaTACAGTTAACAGCCTACCAAGCAAAGAGGACAGGGGGTTGTGAGACAGGAGCTGTTGAGCTTTAGGGAGACTGAAATGACTGCTGTGTCccatttctttcctatttcacAGTTTCCCACATTACCTTTGATGTCAAAAACCAAAGGACTCAACAAACCACAGAAGGTAATTATTTTGTGCTGAAACCACAAAAACTCATATCTAAATTATAAACACCACATGACTAAGTTCTGCTTAGATcattgtttgtgtgtgtgtgtgtgtgtggctgttCCCACTCAATCATGATCTATCCGTGATGTTAAATCTCAGTCTAGTTTCTGCTTCAAATACTgatcttccttcttctcccccAAATCCAGGGACATTTCGATGAGCAGTATGGGGCTTGGACCTATCCTGAGTCCTGTGTTGCTGGTCAGTGAAAAATGTTTGGCTTAGGGTTTCCGAGCATACCACACCTTTCATGGCACTGTGTCAGGAATCTGTCCCAACCACGTTTATAGATAGAACCATGTCTTAACTCTTGCCTCATAAAACTTCTGCTGGGTATTAGCAGAGTGAACTTTCCCCTAAATTGTAATCACAGGCTTTCCTCAAAGCCAGGAATCTACATCCATGCAGAAGAATCAGCCAAAAATATtccacatttaaaacaaaatcagactTTGTAAACAAGAGCACAGGTTTGGCACAGCTTAAAGTGGAGGGATTCAAAATACAAAGCTAATCAAGAggagccctttccattgtagGCCAAGAGCATGACATTTGTGTTTGTGAGTTTGATTAATCTCGCTGCCAGTAGCAAAACTACTCCACAAAAGCAGCTGTATTCCCTCTGTGAATTGGCTGTCCTGAAACCGTCAACTCTTGTAATAATATTTCCAGTTTGCAAGCTAAAGTTTGGAGTTTCTTCAACTGGTTAAGCATCTGCATGGGAACAAACTCCATATGCACCAGAGGACAACATTTAGAGGACTACTTCTCTATTCTGTGACACAAGGAGAGGCTACAAATACGTAACCACAGTACTTGAAAATGTTGTGCCCCAAATGGTCATACTCAGCAATGATTTGCACCTCGGACAATCCTAAGGAACTTATATAGGATATAAAACACACTGAAAGTGAGCAATTAGTTCATCTCATGCTTATTTTGAAGCTGACActaaaaaaaaggagaaatacaaCAACAGCAAGTTGTCTGATACCTCCAATGAGCTGACCTTGAAAATCTGTCATGGCTACACTCCAAGCAATAGTTCTGGGAGTGCAAGTGAAGGAAGAAACCACACTGCTTTGCATGGAGGAGAAGGAAACCATCTGACAAGCGTGCAAAGTAAatcagctgtgttttctgaatgaTTGCCCAAGGGTCCTAACCAGGTCACTGGAGCAGCACTAGAAAAGGTTTTATCAGAGATATTCCAGGCTGAGAAGCTGatggattttcagaaaaagtcaGTGGAAGGTGAAGGCAAAACCTGCTTTTAGTGACCCAGGGTCACTGCACTGTGGGGAGCTTTAGATTCCCCAAAGGCACAAAGATCTGTACCTCCAGTCTGCGAGAACAAGCAAGAAGGTGGCTTCTACCTTCCTAGCCCTGGGCTATATTAAATCCCAACTGTGTTAAGTCCTGgcataaagacaaaaaaagcagTCCGTTTTTGCTCCACTGAAGACTGGAAAAGAAGCCCAGAAACTCTCTGTGCTAGCACAGGCACTGACACACCAGGAAAGGATatgggagagaagagaaaactccGATGTGTTGACTAGCAAAACCACCCAGCAATTTGCAAGTCCTCCCAAGGTGACAGCACTTGTGACTTTAGGGCCACAGCAGACTTCTGTCATGACACAACCCTTCTCCCACCACATCCCCTACACAGTATGCCTTACAGCTGGGTGCCATGACCCCTCTTTCTGCATTAGCGGCTCTTTGGGACTAAGGAAGGTTTCACAATCCTCACCAACACAGAGGAGAATAGCAAGGGcgaaacattaaagaaaacccTACATCTTCTGACTTTTCCCCTGGTTTGGGCAATAGGAATTTCCCTACAATGCCGAAGCATCTTTATCTACTTTTTCCTGGGGGAATCCAACCTATGCGAGGAGCATGAAGGAGGGGTGGGCACATTTATGCAAACTCCATACAGCCTACACTGAGGCAACACATTTATACATAAGACTGAGATGACTTCTAATGGCAAATGTTTTCAAGGTGATTAAAAGACTGGgcaggttttttatttttatttttcattatgtattATTTCTAAGCACTGCACTCTCATAGACCATGGGGACTTCCAATGATTTTCTCTGCCCTATAGAAAGCTGAAGACGACCCCATGGAGCCTGTGATGACACAAAGGTTGGACCAGCATGAAAGCTGAACATCTTCCAACaggtattttgaaatgaaagagcaTGAGAATCTGTACTGTTCTCTTTCAGAGGCTTTAGAGTGTTGTTGGAGAGCATCTTACTCTACGTAGCTTGATCTCCTTTTTGACAATCAGATTCAAACATTTGCTGCAtcaattttagtttaaatggCCTCTCTGATTTTCTGTGCCAATTTCTGGCAACAGGGCCAATTGCAAGCAAACCCAAACACCCCAGAGCATAATGACCTACCTCCCAGCACCTCGCAGTCGCTGTCGATGCTGTCGTGTACCCCTGCGAAGATGTTGGCCAGCGACGACTTGCCTACGCCGTGCTCCCCGATCAGCACCACCCGGTAGCAATTGCTGCCGGACTCAGAGGAGATGACGGAGTCAGACGACTCCGAGGACCAGCTCCTTCTGTAGTACTCGTCGGGGCTGATGGTGTATCGCTTCTGTGCGTTGTACTCGTTGGAGTCCTTCTGGACCAGCAGGTTCTTGCCATCAGCGGGGATGCTccaccgctgctgctgctgctgcaggctgctggtgtGGGTGCGACGCATGGTAACGTTGTTGAGGGTCATTTTTTACCCCTGGTGAGAAATGCGGAAATCACTTGTTACCCACAAAACAGTTGCAAATGCACTAGCACCCTCGTATTAACTCAAGGCAGCGCGTCCTGCTCTTGTATCCAGtatacaacagaagaaaattgagGCTTTGCACTCTTTCGCAGTTGCTGGtatgcaaagaaatatttgtagttAGTGAGTCAGAGGCTTTTTCCTAGGGATGATGCCACCCTCACATGCTAAATCCTATCCTTTACAAGCTCACTGCCGTGCTAGGTGCAGCCCAGCCCGGGGGAGGAATGGGGAGGGCCAGAGCACGGACACTGCTGTATCCCTGCTGggacagccctgcaggcaccgGTCCCTACCCTGCGTGGTTGCCTGGGGGCAAACAGAGGGACCAGtcccagctgcctccagcccacAAACTTAGACAACACtcataagaaaagaaagccaagcAAGCAAGCCTTGCTGTGATGGGATGGATTTGGGTCTCCCCTATGGCAGGACAATGGCTGCTTCAGGCGGTGGCTTTCTGGCTGCTTAAAGGAGGGACACAGCCAAGCCCAATGGCTTTTCTGAGGAGGTACAGGTTTGAGCTACTACAGGAGGTAGCACTGGGAGAAAAGCTCATAAATTTAAAGATGTTAAATCAACAACTTCATTTACTGCACAATTGGCTAAAGAGGTTAGCTCTTCCTGTCTAAGCATGGCtcttaattatatttcatttagcAAACTCTATTTTGCCTTGGTTGGAGTCAGAGGACAGTGATGTCATCCTCACTGGCCAGCAGCTACCATTTTTAGGAAAGTTACTTTGATGCATTCCAGTTCCCAAAGTGACAGTTATTTAGAcattttgctggtttttttttttgtgtgtgtgtgtgttttttttttttttttgtatatctGAAGTTTCTCAGCTCTCTTCTCCGTATTAGTAGGCAGGATAACTGCCCATAAAATACACTAGATCACTTTCAAACTTGAATAATAAATggtgaacaacaaaaaaagtacgGCAACACATCAAAACGACATGTACAAGTTGCTAGTCCGCTTCACACAACACTATCTGAAAACTTCTTAGAAAAAACACATGGCAGGTCAGagaacaaaccaacaaaaagcaCACTCTATCTGAACTTATTACAACACATGCGATATTTTCTCTGCGATGCACAGTGCTTAGAGGCAAAATTAGATCTAACTGGAGACCAGGCAGCAAGCAAAGACTGCTTCACAAATGAAGGGAAATATTAAccacaatttaatttttttttcttggagtttCCCCATTTAAAAGATCAGATGAGAAAAGCCAGCTCCAATTCAAACTACAGCACCTAAAGATAACCTTCAATAAACAATCCCCGAACAGCCTCACTCACGAACATCTAATGATTTCTCCTCCAGCAAACTATCATCCCTTGCTAAGCAAATCCTAGCGAGACCAAGGCTTATAAGGCACGACTGCACATCGCGGTCCGAGTGCAGGCTGGTTTTGGTGCCA
Protein-coding sequences here:
- the GEM gene encoding GTP-binding protein GEM isoform X1, producing the protein MTLNNVTMRRTHTSSLQQQQQRWSIPADGKNLLVQKDSNEYNAQKRYTISPDEYYRRSWSSESSDSVISSESGSNCYRVVLIGEHGVGKSSLANIFAGVHDSIDSDCEVLGEDTYERTLMVDGESATIILLDMWDNKREGEWIRDHCMKVGDAYLIVYSITDRASFEKASELRIELRRARQKEDIPIILVGNKSDLVRCREVSVAEGRACAVVFDCKFIETSAAVQHNVKELFEGIVRQVRLRRDSKEKNEKRLAYQKRRESIPKKARRFWGKIVAKNNKNMAFKLKSKSCHDLSVL
- the GEM gene encoding GTP-binding protein GEM isoform X2 is translated as MTLNNVTMRRTHTSSLQQQQQRWSIPADGKNLLVQKDSNEYNAQKRYTISPDEYYRRSWSSESSDSVISSESGSNCYRVVLIGEHGVGKSSLANIFAGVHDSIDSDCEVLGDTYERTLMVDGESATIILLDMWDNKREGEWIRDHCMKVGDAYLIVYSITDRASFEKASELRIELRRARQKEDIPIILVGNKSDLVRCREVSVAEGRACAVVFDCKFIETSAAVQHNVKELFEGIVRQVRLRRDSKEKNEKRLAYQKRRESIPKKARRFWGKIVAKNNKNMAFKLKSKSCHDLSVL